A genomic region of Trifolium pratense cultivar HEN17-A07 linkage group LG3, ARS_RC_1.1, whole genome shotgun sequence contains the following coding sequences:
- the LOC123914093 gene encoding uncharacterized protein At4g26450 has protein sequence MHPRQRSPRGFYASEYRHRGGGGGGGDVGFGRGYNNRRGPASAAVVVPGAAAVVPGGGGDIFVEAGRLAAEYLVSQGLLPPSVLSLKLYNNQNGSFKKHVGVGVGVGVGGGVVGGVGLGEISVDGGRASVLARLGNNVVPIVDGGLSAGRRKLGFEEFGEKGGSRRRGSFNSNGFDWGNREYRRNGSWSDRFGGGSDIREDDDNIDGGIGRGAAAGDGGSGAGDGGSGSGAGVGNGVRQQDEEQRQLQQQEEVAVGGVVDNVMQKLNSNEDGNDLEAETDKNEVFDGELSGAKQSSSIEGKDACEMDVEFVGSTNDLENISGDVKEVVKNGTGSGESNDGDKPSISNNSKNSSAQSSDQENNSSGIVFTDLLSLCKSIKVPTKTRSSLTHKNLNALPHVNNGQGNAHDIGNLQGPEVLAENESVKGSSSGDLLSEKTYDIVHLDSDSPEAEPSEPVHSDEDMKELDTAFEAEEDQSVESQSDQDGGYMHDKGQESTTELPEFGGCSSVSEERGVKRVAEEDDVREDAKRLREWQALPSPIPKTEAYFLHNIPIEVKESPEHDEISHVDKVNMVSDQGNLMSSSQFTDEGDRSFFGCSEEKPPLSSSFRTCDLNLIEASEVHDNHVDHPVLIYSPPVPETKEVVPVDIDLSKNLASVSGKFTTHTTNGKEIEVIDLESDSNLEEKAIDSIDRKTDTMFTGLEGFTSHAQNAADIHDVQDGYGLMISELLGTDFTNCSSVPDDINSVHDEIGLHNGTGTLAEDDSIYMSLGELSFLRPWEQPPSQDYQKHF, from the exons aTGCACCCTAGGCAGCGTAGTCCTAGAGGCTTTTATGCCTCTGAATATCGCCACCGTGGTGgcggcggtggtggtggtgatgttgGTTTTGGAAGAGGTTATAACAACCGCAGAGGTCCTGCTTCTGCTGCTGTTGTTGTTCCTGGTGCTGCTGCCGTTGTTCCCGGCGGTGGCGGTGATATTTTTGTTGAGGCGGGTAGGCTAGCTGCTGAGTATTTAGTTTCTCAGGGATTGTTGCCACCAAGTGTTTTGTCTTTGAAATTGTATAATAATCAAAATGGTAGTTTTAAGAAGCATGTTGGTGTTGGTGTTGGTGTTGGAGTTGGTGGTGGTGTTGTAGGTGGTGTTGGTTTGGGGGAAATTTCGGTGGATGGGGGGAGGGCATCGGTGCTTGCTCGATTGGGGAATAATGTGGTTCCGATTGTGGATGGAGGGTTGTCTGCTGGGAGGAGGAAATTAGGGTTTGAAGAGTTTGGAGAAAAGGGTGGTAGTAGGAGGAGAGGGAGTTTTAACAGTAATGGGTTTGATTGGGGTAATAGAGAGTATAGAAGGAATGGATCATGGTCTGATAGATTTGGAGGTGGTTCGGATATTAGGGAGGATGATGATAATATTGATGGTGGTATTGGTAGAGGTGCTGCTGCTGGCGATGGTGGTAGTGGTGCTGGCGATGGTGGTAGTGGTAGTGGTGCTGGTGTCGGCAATGGTGTTAGACAACAAGATGAAGAGCAGCGTCAGCTGCAGCAGCAGGAGGAGGTTGCTGTTGGTGGTGTTGTTGATAATGTGATGCAGAAATTGAATTCGAATGAGGATGGTAATGATTTGGAAGCTGAGACTGATAAGAATGAGGTGTTTGATGGTGAATTGTCGGGAGCGAAACAAAGCTCTTCTATTGAAGGAAAAGATGCATGTGAGATGGATGTGGAGTTTGTTGGGAGTACCAATGATTTGGAGAATATTAGCGGTGATGTTAAGGAGGTGGTGAAGAATGGAACTGGTAGTGGTGAATCTAATGATGGCGATAAACCAAGCATCTCGAACAATTCGAAGAATTCGTCTGCTCAGTCAAGTGATCAGGAGAATAATAGCTCTGGCATAGTTTTCACTGATTTACTTTCACTGTGTAAATCTATTAAGGTGCCTACTAAGACACGCTCTTCGCTGACACACAAGAATTTGAATGCTCTTCCCCATGTGAACAATGGACAAGGGAATGCTCACGATATTGGGAATCTTCAAGGACCCGAAGTCTTAGCTGAAAATGAGTCTGTTAAAGGCTCATCCTCAGGTGATTTGCTATCTGAAAAGACTTATGATATAGTGCATCTTGACTCGGATAGTCCCGAGGCAGAACCATCAGAACCTGTCCATTCTGACGAGGATATGAAGGAATTGGATACTGCTTTTGAAGCTGAGGAAGATCAATCTGTTGAGTCTCAATCTGATCAAGATGGGGGTTATATGCATGATAAAGGACAAGAGTCTACCACTGAACTACCGGAATTTGGAGGTTGCAGTTCCGTGTCTGAGGAAAGGGGTGTGAAACGTGTTGCGGAAGAAGATGATGTTAGGGAGGACGCCAAAAGACTGAGAGAGTGGCAGGCCTTGCCCTCCCCTATACCGAAGACTGAGGCATACTTTCTCCATAACATCCCAATTGAGGTGAAAGAGAGTCCAGAGCATGATGAAATTTCACATGTTGACAAGGTGAATATGGTTTCTGATCAAGGGAACCTTATGAGTAGTTCTCAGTTCACAGACGAGGGAGATAGATCCTTTTTCGGATGTTCAGAGGAGAAGCCACCGTTGTCAAGTTCGTTTAGAACTTGTGATCTGAATCTCATCGAAGCATCTGAAGTTCATGACAATCACGTTGATCATCCAGTTCTTATTTACTCGCCTCCTGTTCCTGAAACAAAGGAAGTTGTACCAGTTGATATTGATCTGTCCAAAAATCTTGCTAGTGTATCAGGCAAATTCACTACTCATACAACAAATGGCAAAGAGATTGAAGTAATTGATCTAGAAAGTGATTCCAATCTTGAAGAAAAGGCAATCGACAGTATAGATAGAAA GACAGACACTATGTTTACAGGCCTTGAAGGTTTTACCAGCCATGCTCAAAATGCTGCTGATATACATGATGTTCAGGATGGATATGGGCTGATGATATCAGAGTTGCTTGGGACAGATTTCACAAACTGCTCATCAGTACCCGACGACATAAATTCTGTGCACGATGAAATAGGCCTTCACAATGGAACG GGGACACTTGCCGAGGATGATTCCATATATATGTCGCTGGGAGAATTAA GCTTTTTGCGCCCGTGGGAGCAGCCACCATCACAGGATTATCAGAAGCACTTCTGA
- the LOC123918335 gene encoding uncharacterized protein LOC123918335, whose amino-acid sequence MDSESNIEISSNNLKIKIATSSSKKQGEESLDSISNLPSPTIKSSIESSPYESPLVSPPSSAFVSALQSPYISPRATLPNPTNSTITTCTSTTTNPSTPEDLPSSSYTPPSDPYEFSDDTSDTMLKFMTCVPETVPPRISFSFPVPRVSFAKGPVSPATTNSKLGSCDVYIGFHGQNPNLIRFCKWLKSELELQGIDCLLADRSKYSDIQSHEIADRVICSVAFGLVIITSSSFLNRLSMEEVRFFAQKKNLIPIFFDALPAEIMSLLNCNSIDKECKEAIDGLVKCNEFCLEANDGNLRSCISKVSSILRARLGRKNVGHKDNHNMQGFENLLPFPRNAYFVGREKEIMEIEALLFGNRNLMEQQVQDHYRASGSGQSEGLADEESESTVGKGGGGRYISLEIGRNKEPNLEAWIEQPMVGNNSLKRLKNKKTKSGSYNKSLCSSSSVICINGVSGIGKSELALEFAHRYYQRYKMVLWIGGEARNLRQNILNLSRNFGLDVGADTETERGRIRSFEEQEIEAFKRIKRELFGETPYLLIIDNLETEEEWWEGKDLYDLMPKNNIGGTHVVITTRLSKVKNYDTIHLPPLPLSDAMTLIRGRKRIEYSIDEVNFIEKFYDKLGRLSFGLSMIGSLLSELSISPSALFESIDQVSLNDDSNSCCLSIAQEQWCKNNHFLMKTLLFCLETLEKTKAKGNLLAIRMLLVGGWFSPAPISANLLVNAAKSVSASENHLKKWTSCMSLTSSCLSPQTWKDEEDSASLLVKFGLAKRTNLHDDGCWLRFHSITQTFAKRKGGLKYAKAAIQGVRKMSNHVVSDHLWESAFLVFGFKSEPPVVELKATDMVLYIKRTALPLAIQAFTTFSRCNSSLELLKVCTNALEEVEKSFVTQIQDWSHDSICWKKRLQRRQKVDEYVWQDVTLLKATLLETRAKLLARGGHLDSGKELCRTCISIRTVMLGHNHAQTLAAQETLARLVRMRSKI is encoded by the coding sequence ATGGATAGTGAAAGCAACATAGAAATTTCTAGTAACAACCTCAAAATCAAGATTGCAACAAGTAGTAGCAAAAAACAAGGTGAAGAGAGTTTAGACAGTATTTCAAATTTACCTTCACCAACCATAAAATCTTCCATAGAATCATCACCTTATGAATCACCTCTTGTTTCTCCACCTTCATCAGCATTTGTCTCAGCATTACAATCTCCATATATATCTCCAAGAGCCACACTTCCAAACCCTACTAATAGTACTATTACTACATGCACCTCCACTACCACAAATCCTTCAACACCAGAAGATTTGCCTAGTAGCTCATACACCCCTCCTTCTGATCCTTATGAGTTTTCTGATGACACTTCTGATACAATGCTCAAATTCATGACATGTGTTCCTGAAACAGTTCCACCAAGAATCTCATTCTCATTTCCAGTTCCTAGAGTGTCTTTTGCAAAAGGTCCTGTTTCCCCTGCTACCACCAATTCCAAACTTGGAAGCTGTGATGTCTACATTGGATTCCATGGACAAAATCCGAATCTTATTCGCTTTTGCAAGTGGCTTAAATCTGAGCTTGAGCTTCAAGGTATTGATTGTTTACTTGCTGATAGATCAAAGTATTCAGATATTCAAAGCCATGAGATTGCTGATAGAGTCATTTGCTCGGTTGCATTCGGCTTAGTGATCATCACAAGTTCGAGTTTTCTCAACCGTTTAAGCATGGAAGAGGTGAGATTCTTTGCTCAAAAGAAGAACTTAATTCCTATATTCTTTGATGCATTGCCTGCTGAGATTATGTCACTTCTTAATtgcaattcaattgataaagAATGTAAAGAAGCGATCGATGGACTAGTAAAATGCAATGAGTTTTGTCTTGAGGCTAATGATGGTAATTTGAGAAGTTGCATATCGAAAGTTTCGAGTATTTTAAGAGCAAGACTTGGTAGGAAGAATGTTGGTCATAAGGATAATCATAATATGCAAGGATTTGAGAATTTATTACCTTTTCCAAGGAATGCATATTTTGTtggaagagagaaagagattaTGGAGATTGAAGCTTTACTTTTTGGAAATAGGAACTTAATGGAACAACAAGTTCAAGATCATTATAGAGCCAGTGGTAGTGGACAATCTGAAGGACTTGCAGATGAAGAAAGTGAAAGTACAGTTGGAAAAGGCGGTGGCGGAAGGTATATAAGCCTAGAGATAGGGAGGAACAAAGAACCAAATTTAGAGGCTTGGATTGAACAACCAATGGTAGGAAACAATTCATTGAAGAGGTTGAAGAATAAGAAGACAAAAAGTGGAAGCTACAACAAGAGTTTGTGTAGTAGCAGCAGTGTGATTTGCATTAATGGAGTTTCTGGAATTGGAAAATCTGAATTGGCATTAGAGTTTGCTCATAGATATTATCAAAGGTATAAGATGGTTTTGTGGATAGGTGGTGAAGCTAGGAATCTTAGACAGAACATATTGAACTTGTCACGAAATTTCGGTTTGGATGTTGGTGCTGATACCGAGACAGAAAGAGGTCGAATTCGCAGCTTCGAGGAGCAAGAAATCGAGGCATTCAAGAGAATCAAGAGGGAACTTTTCGGTGAAACGCCTTATTTGTTGATAATTGATAATCTTGAAACAGAAGAGGAATGGTGGGAAGGGAAAGATTTATATGATTTGATGCCGAAAAACAACATAGGAGGGACTCATGTTGTCATCACTACTCGGCTTTCGAAGGTAAAAAACTATGATACCATTCACCTTCCTCCATTGCCATTATCTGATGCAATGACTTTGataagaggaagaaaaagaatCGAGTATTCAATAGATGAGGTGAATTTCATTGAAAAATTCTATGACAAACTTGGTAGGTTGAGTTTTGGTTTGTCGATGATTGGTTCGTTGTTGTCAGAACTTTCAATTAGCCCTTCTGCACTCTTTGAGTCTATAGACCAAGTTTCACTCAATGATGATTCAAACTCATGTTGTTTGAGTATTGCACAAGAACAATGGTGCAAGAACAATCATTTCCTCATGAAGACACTCCTTTTTTGTTTAGAAACTTTGGAGAAAACTAAAGCAAAAGGAAATTTACTTGCTATAAGAATGCTTCTTGTTGGTGGTTGGTTTTCTCCTGCTCCAATTTCAGCCAATTTGTTAGTGAATGCAGCTAAGAGTGTTTCCGCAAGTGAAAATCATCTCAAGAAGTGGACAAGCTGTATGAGCCTAACATCGAGTTGTTTATCGCCGCAGACATGGAAAGACGAAGAAGATTCGGCTTCGCTTCTTGTGAAATTTGGACTAGCCAAAAGGACTAATCTACATGATGATGGATGTTGGCTTCGTTTCCATTCCATAACACAAACATTTGCTAAAAGAAAAGGTGGTTTGAAATACGCAAAGGCTGCAATTCAAGGAGTAAGAAAAATGAGCAACCATGTAGTCTCAGATCATTTATGGGAATCTGCTTTTCTTGTTTTTGGATTCAAATCCGAGCCTCCGGTCGTGGAACTAAAGGCAACCGACATGGTTTTGTACATCAAAAGAACAGCTCTACCGCTCGCGATTCAAGCCTTCACTACGTTTTCAAGATGCAATTCATCTTTAGAACTGTTAAAAGTTTGCACCAATGCACTTGAAGAAGTTGAGAAGTCTTTTGTAACTCAAATACAAGATTGGTCTCATGACTCAATTTGCTGGAAAAAAAGGTTGCAAAGAAGACAAAAGGTTGATGAATATGTGTGGCAAGATGTTACATTGTTGAAGGCAACATTGCTTGAGACTAGAGCTAAGTTGCTAGCAAGAGGAGGACATTTAGATAGTGGTAAGGAACTTTGTAGAACATGTATTAGTATTAGAACTGTGATGCTTGGTCATAACCATGCACAAACCTtggctgctcaagagacattggcaAGGTTGGTGAGAATGAGGAGCAAAATATGA